Proteins found in one Fulvitalea axinellae genomic segment:
- a CDS encoding lipopolysaccharide biosynthesis protein translates to MGIVLRQSLKSSIVNYAAVALGAVINIWFFPEYLSKSEIGIYRYVFNVPLLIAGFLQFGASSSIDHFYPIYSKNNNDRNRFLSFVFLYPLPLFVAGASLFFLFRKPLDNFMIGDTPEMAPYLILLVPLTLICIYRSLGEALCRSAHRIVVPSVLRDLAPRFAILFLLPLLAYQIIDFQEMAIGLTLFWGLFVIILLFYGAKLNPFHLTNFKAFLTPERRKEIFTYNSFVFIGSAGGLIIANTDTLMIPKLTGFEDLGVYSIAFYIGSVIEVPRKALSQISLPIISKAIKENDIKQVESLYKKTAINQLIVGGWLFLGIACNTDFIFHLMPKGDEYVQGLYVILFIGGARLIDMAFGVNNEILLYSKYYKLNHWITIAFAVLMIALNYIFIPAYGINGAAFATFLSVAIYNLSRFLIVWKKIGTQPFTLKTGITLGLLALTAFIALNISFSNFWITFLLRGTWITLAIVAGVLGFKLSDDFSGLFRKFFNKG, encoded by the coding sequence ATGGGCATCGTTTTAAGGCAAAGCCTCAAATCCTCTATCGTAAATTACGCGGCCGTAGCTCTGGGAGCCGTCATCAATATTTGGTTTTTTCCCGAATATCTGAGCAAATCCGAAATCGGGATATATCGCTACGTCTTCAATGTTCCATTGTTGATCGCCGGCTTTCTGCAATTCGGCGCATCAAGTTCCATCGATCACTTCTACCCTATTTATTCCAAAAACAATAATGACCGAAACAGGTTCCTGAGTTTCGTATTTCTTTATCCACTTCCGCTGTTTGTAGCAGGCGCATCGCTATTTTTTCTCTTTAGGAAACCGCTGGACAACTTTATGATAGGCGATACGCCAGAGATGGCCCCTTATCTCATACTTTTGGTTCCACTGACATTAATCTGCATCTACCGTTCTCTCGGTGAGGCTTTATGCCGTAGCGCTCACAGAATTGTGGTGCCAAGCGTACTGCGTGATCTGGCTCCAAGGTTCGCAATTCTGTTCCTCCTGCCATTGCTGGCCTACCAAATCATCGATTTTCAAGAAATGGCGATAGGGTTAACTCTGTTTTGGGGCCTTTTCGTCATTATTCTACTATTCTACGGAGCCAAACTCAATCCCTTCCACCTTACCAACTTCAAAGCCTTCCTCACACCCGAACGCCGAAAAGAGATTTTCACTTACAATTCCTTCGTCTTTATCGGTAGCGCCGGCGGGTTAATTATCGCAAATACCGACACGCTAATGATTCCAAAACTTACGGGATTTGAGGATTTGGGCGTTTATTCCATAGCATTCTATATTGGTTCGGTTATCGAGGTTCCGCGCAAGGCACTGTCGCAAATCAGTCTTCCTATTATTTCCAAAGCGATAAAAGAAAACGATATAAAACAGGTGGAGTCGCTTTACAAGAAAACCGCTATCAATCAGCTAATCGTAGGCGGTTGGTTATTCTTGGGGATCGCCTGCAATACGGATTTTATTTTCCACTTAATGCCTAAAGGCGACGAATACGTACAAGGCCTTTACGTTATCCTGTTTATTGGCGGAGCCAGACTGATTGATATGGCTTTTGGTGTGAATAACGAAATCCTGCTCTATTCAAAATACTACAAACTCAACCATTGGATCACGATCGCTTTCGCTGTTCTGATGATCGCCTTGAATTATATTTTCATCCCTGCCTACGGAATTAACGGCGCCGCTTTCGCTACGTTTTTGTCTGTCGCTATCTACAATTTGTCTAGATTCCTGATCGTTTGGAAAAAAATCGGAACGCAACCATTCACCTTAAAGACTGGAATAACTCTCGGCTTACTCGCTCTAACCGCATTTATAGCGCTGAATATCAGCTTTTCCAATTTCTGGATCACATTCCTTTTGCGCGGAACTTGGATTACGCTAGCGATCGTAGCCGGAGTATTGGGTTTTAAGCTTTCCGACGACTTCAGCGGGTTATTCCGCAAATTTTTCAACAAAGGATAA
- a CDS encoding DUF4199 domain-containing protein, whose translation MVKTAIKYGLVGGAICIALLFGMSLFLENPISESEIPFILILAIFIFSAIRDFKKSLNRGFLKFWQGASIGFIVYMTCSALSGAGVFALSATKPETVQTLLDHQIENWESSKEETIKNRGEEYYNEYLSDLRSADGSSIATAVFIRQIILGIILTFALAMIMKKSEP comes from the coding sequence ATGGTAAAAACAGCTATAAAATACGGTTTGGTTGGAGGCGCTATCTGCATAGCGCTTCTTTTCGGGATGTCTTTATTTTTGGAAAACCCGATTAGTGAATCGGAGATCCCTTTTATTTTGATACTGGCCATTTTCATTTTCTCGGCAATCCGAGACTTTAAAAAAAGTCTGAACCGCGGGTTCCTGAAGTTTTGGCAAGGCGCGTCTATCGGTTTTATCGTCTATATGACTTGTAGCGCACTTTCCGGCGCAGGTGTTTTTGCTCTAAGCGCTACCAAACCAGAAACTGTCCAGACACTGCTGGATCACCAAATTGAAAACTGGGAAAGCTCAAAAGAGGAAACAATCAAAAACCGCGGAGAAGAGTATTATAACGAATATCTCTCCGACCTTCGAAGCGCTGACGGTTCAAGTATCGCTACCGCCGTTTTCATAAGGCAAATAATACTAGGCATAATTCTCACTTTCGCCTTGGCCATGATTATGAAAAAATCGGAGCCCTAA
- a CDS encoding C40 family peptidase: MEQKNLRLQPFIIFLIFVLALGSTGCGGRKRANIRQKRVNTVISAARSYRGTPYKWGGTSRAGLDCSALTMNSFKSTNIHLPRSTKDQIKIGEKVKLNDLKPGDLVFFGSVKRKRKVAHVGIVSRVRGKGDVYFIHASTSLGVIESKLHTKYYLKIFKQGRRVL; this comes from the coding sequence ATGGAACAGAAAAACTTACGACTCCAACCATTCATAATTTTTCTAATCTTCGTACTCGCCTTGGGTTCCACCGGGTGTGGCGGACGCAAACGCGCCAATATTCGGCAGAAGCGGGTAAATACCGTAATCAGCGCGGCCAGAAGCTACAGGGGAACGCCTTACAAGTGGGGAGGAACCAGCAGAGCGGGCTTAGACTGTTCCGCTTTGACAATGAACTCGTTCAAATCAACGAATATCCACTTGCCCAGAAGCACCAAAGACCAAATCAAAATCGGGGAAAAAGTAAAACTGAACGATCTTAAACCCGGCGATCTGGTTTTTTTCGGAAGCGTAAAACGCAAAAGGAAAGTAGCGCATGTCGGAATCGTGTCGAGAGTACGGGGCAAAGGCGACGTTTATTTCATTCACGCGTCCACCAGCCTGGGCGTAATCGAAAGCAAGTTGCACACAAAGTATTACCTGAAAATCTTCAAACAAGGGAGAAGAGTGCTCTAA
- a CDS encoding response regulator — protein sequence MAGKRVLIAEDSSVIQNLTKKILVIQDYKITSVKNGKQVMAALAKQPFDVILMDINMPIMDGMECARQIRSSEDPDVANIPIIAITGNARNYTMEDFKSVGINEYMQKPLDFDQLVELVKQYTEN from the coding sequence ATGGCTGGGAAAAGAGTTCTTATTGCAGAGGATAGTTCGGTTATTCAGAATCTAACCAAGAAAATCCTTGTAATCCAAGATTACAAAATCACGTCAGTGAAAAACGGCAAACAAGTGATGGCCGCGCTGGCAAAACAACCTTTTGATGTTATCTTGATGGATATCAATATGCCGATTATGGACGGCATGGAGTGTGCTAGGCAAATCCGGTCTTCTGAAGATCCAGATGTAGCGAACATTCCGATTATTGCCATCACCGGTAACGCAAGAAATTATACGATGGAAGATTTCAAGTCCGTTGGTATTAACGAGTATATGCAGAAGCCTTTGGATTTCGATCAATTGGTGGAACTCGTAAAACAATATACCGAGAACTAA
- a CDS encoding dihydroorotase → MSVLITRTTIADKNSGHNGKTKNVLIEHGRITAITDETPKADKIIEGEGSFLSTGWFDMRSNFRDPGLEYKEDLQSGRLAAQAGGFTDVLLMPETDPVIATKNEIRYLVATNHDNLVQIHPASAVTLGLKGDSFTDMVDLHHAGAKAFTEGETPIHNSDILLKTLQYLQPINGLLINRPEDYYLSLFGLMHEGHQSTLMGTKGIPSLAETLMVQRDLNLLRYAGGKIHFAKISAKGTVEAIREAKAEGLQVTCDVAAHQLCFTDEDLAGFDTNLKVSPPFRSEEDRLALIDGLLDGTIDAIVSSHEPHDIECKRLEFDLADPGIIGLQTVFSTAQRGIPQDVFLEKVTVGPRSILGIESPKIAEGETACLTLFSPETKWTFDEKTNRSKSENSPFFGLELEGKVLATFNNNQIYIAK, encoded by the coding sequence ATGAGCGTATTAATCACACGGACAACGATTGCAGACAAAAACTCTGGACACAACGGAAAAACCAAAAACGTACTCATCGAACACGGTCGCATAACCGCCATTACCGATGAGACGCCAAAAGCGGACAAAATCATAGAAGGCGAAGGCTCCTTCCTCTCTACGGGATGGTTTGATATGCGAAGCAACTTCCGCGATCCGGGTCTGGAGTACAAAGAAGACCTCCAATCCGGACGGCTTGCCGCCCAAGCCGGCGGTTTCACGGACGTTTTGCTGATGCCGGAAACGGATCCGGTTATCGCCACAAAAAACGAAATCCGATATCTCGTAGCGACCAACCACGACAACCTCGTACAAATTCACCCTGCTTCGGCCGTCACACTTGGACTTAAGGGCGACAGTTTCACTGACATGGTTGACCTACACCATGCGGGTGCCAAAGCGTTTACGGAAGGGGAAACGCCGATTCACAACAGCGATATTCTCCTCAAAACTTTACAGTACCTCCAGCCGATCAATGGTCTTTTGATCAATCGTCCAGAAGATTATTACCTCAGCCTTTTTGGCCTAATGCACGAAGGCCACCAAAGTACGCTGATGGGCACCAAAGGCATTCCATCTTTGGCTGAAACACTGATGGTTCAGCGTGACCTGAACTTGCTCAGATATGCGGGTGGGAAAATCCACTTTGCGAAAATCTCGGCAAAAGGTACAGTTGAGGCTATAAGAGAAGCCAAGGCCGAAGGCCTGCAAGTAACTTGCGATGTAGCCGCCCACCAACTCTGTTTTACGGATGAAGACTTGGCCGGTTTTGACACCAACCTTAAGGTTTCGCCTCCGTTCCGTTCAGAAGAAGATAGGCTGGCCTTAATCGACGGCTTGCTAGACGGCACTATCGATGCGATCGTTTCTTCTCACGAACCTCATGACATCGAATGCAAACGTTTAGAATTCGACTTGGCGGATCCAGGAATTATCGGTCTCCAAACTGTTTTCTCTACTGCCCAGCGCGGAATTCCACAGGATGTTTTCCTTGAAAAAGTTACGGTAGGACCAAGAAGCATTTTGGGAATTGAGTCTCCAAAGATTGCCGAAGGAGAAACAGCGTGTCTTACACTTTTTTCTCCTGAGACTAAATGGACATTTGACGAAAAAACTAACAGATCGAAGTCGGAAAACTCTCCGTTTTTCGGATTAGAACTGGAGGGAAAAGTCTTAGCCACCTTTAACAACAATCAAATCTACATAGCCAAATAA
- a CDS encoding BatA domain-containing protein encodes MQFLYPQFIYGLALLAVPLIIHLFNFRKVKRVYFSNTAFLHQVEKQRKTRHRLKHWLVLASRMLAVACLVFAFAQPYLPPKNGQLTENYVNIYLDNSLSASNKTAEGQTVLDEAVGRAVDLIGTFPKGTRFRLLTNEFGPSSNFYRSSEETLEALTEIKYSAATRDFGSVMGRLKTGNKASQFFWVSDFQKSTLGDPSAVTADSALKISLIPVASDKSPNIYIDSVRLGTPFLMGHEKNKLIARLGNTGEKDRYGVAIKLSVNGRRIANTSADIAAGENKEIEFDLPDGLEKINKGKISLEDFPVTYDNDYFFTLKKADPVRILEIRGDNISSDVADVYSDNEVFDFATSPANNLDYDRLKRTDLVILNGLEKIDETLAFALNDYLDGNGYALLIPAQKPDLTTYGSITRGASLTLTQDSVKRKLAQVDQQDPFYANVFEKNKERVNMPSAMRVIATGRKAHSKLSFRDGRPFLFESPRRSNLLILASPLDNAFTDLHNHALFVPVMYKLATHYRPGTSRRLAYTLDEGTAEISAEGLKPNNPVRLRQGKTELIPSGQVSGQSLILGLPKFAMSPGFYEVITDKTTPSDLLAINQAKAESFTECWDNNDLKKALANVPGVIIFESQDGQGFRNELSERFQGQALWRYALLLTLMFLLTEVLILRFFR; translated from the coding sequence ATGCAATTTCTTTATCCCCAGTTCATCTACGGTTTGGCCCTGTTGGCCGTTCCCTTGATCATTCACCTTTTCAATTTCAGAAAAGTGAAACGGGTTTATTTTTCCAATACCGCTTTCCTGCATCAGGTTGAAAAACAGCGAAAGACCCGACACAGACTCAAACATTGGCTGGTTCTAGCGTCCCGGATGCTCGCCGTGGCCTGCCTCGTTTTCGCTTTTGCCCAGCCGTATTTACCTCCGAAAAACGGACAGCTTACAGAGAATTACGTCAACATCTATCTTGACAACTCCTTAAGCGCATCAAATAAAACCGCCGAAGGGCAAACGGTTCTTGACGAAGCCGTGGGCAGAGCCGTGGATTTGATCGGAACATTCCCGAAAGGGACCAGATTCCGGCTATTGACAAACGAATTCGGGCCGTCCTCAAACTTCTACAGGTCTTCGGAAGAAACCCTCGAAGCGCTTACCGAAATCAAATACAGCGCCGCCACCCGCGATTTTGGGTCGGTGATGGGAAGATTGAAAACAGGCAATAAAGCTTCGCAATTTTTCTGGGTTTCGGACTTCCAAAAATCCACGCTCGGCGATCCGTCAGCGGTCACAGCCGATTCCGCCCTCAAAATAAGTCTGATCCCCGTAGCCTCTGACAAAAGCCCGAACATCTACATCGACAGCGTTCGGCTCGGGACTCCGTTCTTGATGGGGCACGAAAAAAATAAACTGATCGCCCGATTGGGGAATACCGGCGAGAAAGATCGCTATGGAGTCGCCATCAAACTCAGTGTAAACGGAAGGCGGATCGCTAACACTTCCGCAGACATCGCCGCCGGCGAAAACAAAGAAATCGAGTTTGACCTTCCGGATGGATTGGAAAAAATAAACAAGGGAAAAATCAGTCTTGAGGATTTTCCGGTCACTTACGACAACGATTATTTTTTCACCCTAAAAAAGGCCGATCCTGTAAGGATTTTAGAAATCAGGGGCGACAATATATCTTCTGACGTAGCGGATGTTTACAGTGACAACGAAGTATTTGATTTCGCCACTTCCCCCGCCAACAACCTTGATTATGACAGACTGAAAAGAACGGATCTGGTAATCCTCAACGGTCTGGAAAAAATAGACGAAACACTGGCCTTCGCCCTAAACGATTATCTGGACGGCAACGGTTACGCGTTGCTTATTCCCGCCCAAAAACCAGATTTGACAACTTATGGAAGCATAACCCGGGGCGCCAGCCTTACGCTTACGCAAGATTCCGTAAAAAGAAAACTGGCACAAGTGGACCAACAGGACCCGTTTTACGCCAACGTGTTCGAGAAAAACAAAGAGCGGGTAAATATGCCCTCCGCCATGCGGGTTATCGCCACAGGCCGGAAGGCCCACAGCAAGCTGTCGTTCCGAGACGGAAGGCCATTTCTATTCGAATCGCCGAGACGATCTAACTTGCTAATCCTAGCTTCGCCTTTGGATAACGCTTTTACGGACCTGCACAACCACGCTTTGTTTGTACCCGTGATGTACAAGTTAGCGACACATTACCGCCCGGGAACCTCGCGGCGCCTCGCCTACACCCTAGACGAAGGCACCGCCGAAATCTCAGCAGAAGGCCTCAAGCCGAACAATCCCGTAAGACTTCGCCAAGGCAAAACCGAGCTTATTCCGTCAGGGCAAGTCTCGGGGCAGAGCCTGATCCTCGGCTTACCGAAATTCGCGATGAGCCCGGGATTCTACGAGGTAATAACGGACAAAACAACCCCGTCGGACCTTTTGGCTATCAATCAGGCCAAAGCCGAATCATTCACCGAATGCTGGGACAACAACGACCTTAAAAAAGCCTTGGCCAACGTGCCAGGCGTAATCATATTCGAAAGCCAGGACGGACAGGGCTTTCGCAACGAACTCTCCGAAAGATTCCAAGGCCAAGCCTTATGGAGGTACGCTTTGTTGCTCACCCTGATGTTCTTGCTCACGGAAGTATTAATTCTTAGATTTTTCAGATAG
- a CDS encoding PAS domain S-box protein, with amino-acid sequence MKATLGMKYPESVIRQELVEENSEIRKMLGRELLSESHREGGGPCVVLDESGLPLAYSQSSVEIFGEHRLGSDSFFAELLTDRPENARSWRESRRIERSDSGFMRVDMLVVSHKLAGEALFVVKVRSFSESGKGDDDKSTGLFRAFGAGKEFHSVSTLWTSEYGLEKGEGTLSKWFGLIHPDDFEEVKRGVGKVAARMENASLTYRIKNLRGEYRWLEETIKIPRDTEGELLCFAEDVTDLKELEEKRNFHQSEIRAAKKIETSLDNARFWALSIDNQGRVNYANQAFLTGVGYEFDEIDDQDLFDLFLPFAVRQKTREEFDALVSHGEDIERDRVTVLVLTKSGGARACHFNLILYFDESGKVSGITLLGEDITEERRKEKEPNRNFEDRAEDFTVVLRKDLTFKFIQNDWASKLGLDTENSRSQSFVDLLAPFSRQHFMDSLERLDAKRKPVRLEVTLLTKGGKEISLLGSLKGDFRNGNLYEISASFHDISNRLKAESALKLYYYIARIVSDSNDTVTLFKNIHEELRKILPAQRLYVRLDDELFGGETSHFCSDSDNPCEAESAERRHYSFELLENVIERNSSKLLYENDIKEFSQEYDLQAEGEFPASWLGVPLRLKNRVIGAIAVVNFDKKEVFSIRDLDLLKFISGQLAVAVDKKYKEDAFKAQAARQRAIFDSGTHHIWSIDQEWRFTSFNKAFETDISEYMAKGLGAAGHVLISESLPGGTYVEPKQSAKFWREKYGRVFETGGPVDFEIMIQNRIENTECWRKVFLNPIFLPGDKSVNEISGFAYDITEGKKTELELIQSELKFRDIFESFQDLYFRCLPNGKLTMLSPSVKEVTGLNSEQILNNKKNNINDYYKYTPKTKQLFKRLLKSQSVRDFEASLIKENGDLLRCICNVRLIRRGKHVEIEGVARDITPIVEANKQLKAAKDVAENSLKVKESFLANMSHEIRTPMNGIIGMIDLIADTKLDEEQKGYVKTIKKSSETLLNILNDILDLSKIEAGKMQLYKTPVRLTDLMEKFVSLYHHQAKEKGVRLGFMLEEGLPAVLSLDETRMLQVLSNLTSNAIKFTEAGGSIDINLRKEEDLVRPGQIRVYAEVVDTGIGISKENLEKIFSSFTQADISTSKSFGGVGLGLAISKELCGLMGGRIGVASEEGQGSTFWFTVTTEECLPEVGSELNKPKNDSVDISNYLEGKAPKIMLVDDNMINRTVSGEILRKAGCRVELVDSGQKAIEMALEHEFDVIFMDIQMPGMDGIEATQKLRNLCPEQLPPIIAMTAYAMREDRDRFLSEGFDDYVPKPVRAKDLLDKVNHIVGQQVEAVEPEVEESEAEPIINTAVTDQLRKYADSSIINDVYGDFDIEAAELINGCKLSLETEGREIILSNLHTLKGNAGTLGIDRVTRWARDIEANLKAGNDTNLKCDLDHLWDAYLEFKKNYLRIINP; translated from the coding sequence TTGAAAGCAACATTAGGCATGAAGTACCCGGAATCAGTAATCAGGCAGGAATTGGTAGAGGAGAACAGTGAGATTAGGAAGATGTTGGGGCGCGAGCTTCTGAGCGAAAGCCACAGAGAGGGTGGCGGGCCTTGCGTGGTGCTCGATGAGTCGGGTCTACCTTTGGCGTATTCCCAGTCTTCGGTGGAAATTTTCGGCGAACACAGGCTCGGTTCTGACAGTTTTTTTGCGGAGCTTTTGACCGATAGACCCGAAAACGCCAGATCTTGGAGGGAGAGTCGCAGAATCGAACGGTCGGATAGCGGCTTTATGAGAGTGGACATGCTAGTGGTGTCGCATAAACTGGCGGGCGAGGCTCTTTTTGTAGTAAAAGTCCGTTCTTTCTCAGAGTCTGGAAAAGGAGATGATGATAAATCTACCGGACTATTCCGGGCATTTGGTGCGGGTAAGGAGTTTCATTCGGTGTCCACTCTCTGGACTTCCGAATATGGATTGGAAAAGGGAGAAGGCACTTTGTCCAAATGGTTTGGTTTGATTCATCCTGATGATTTTGAGGAAGTGAAAAGAGGCGTTGGAAAAGTGGCGGCCAGAATGGAAAACGCTTCTCTGACTTATAGAATAAAGAACCTAAGAGGCGAGTACCGTTGGTTAGAGGAAACGATTAAAATTCCGCGTGATACGGAAGGCGAACTGTTGTGTTTTGCCGAAGACGTAACTGACCTGAAAGAGCTAGAGGAAAAACGTAATTTTCACCAGTCGGAAATTCGCGCGGCGAAAAAGATTGAGACATCACTGGATAATGCCCGCTTTTGGGCTCTGTCTATCGATAATCAGGGCAGAGTGAATTATGCCAACCAGGCGTTTCTGACCGGTGTCGGTTATGAATTTGACGAAATAGACGACCAGGACCTTTTCGATTTGTTCCTGCCATTTGCCGTCAGGCAAAAGACTCGGGAAGAGTTCGATGCACTGGTCAGTCATGGCGAAGATATCGAAAGGGACCGTGTTACGGTATTGGTTCTTACCAAATCCGGTGGGGCCAGGGCGTGCCATTTTAATCTTATCCTATATTTTGACGAAAGCGGAAAAGTTTCGGGCATTACCCTTTTGGGCGAAGATATCACGGAGGAAAGGAGAAAAGAAAAAGAGCCGAATAGGAATTTTGAAGATAGGGCTGAGGACTTTACTGTTGTCCTGAGAAAAGATTTGACTTTCAAGTTTATTCAGAACGATTGGGCTTCGAAGCTAGGCTTGGATACGGAAAATTCAAGAAGCCAGTCGTTTGTGGACTTGTTGGCTCCGTTTAGCCGGCAACATTTCATGGATTCCCTCGAAAGGCTGGACGCAAAGAGGAAGCCCGTTAGGCTGGAGGTCACTTTATTGACTAAAGGAGGGAAAGAGATTAGTTTGCTGGGAAGTTTGAAAGGCGACTTCCGTAATGGGAACCTTTACGAGATCAGCGCCTCATTCCATGACATCAGCAATCGCCTAAAAGCCGAAAGCGCCCTCAAGCTATATTATTATATAGCGAGAATAGTCTCGGACAGTAACGATACAGTAACTCTTTTTAAAAATATCCATGAGGAACTGAGAAAGATTCTTCCGGCTCAGCGATTATATGTGAGGCTGGATGACGAACTTTTTGGTGGAGAGACTTCCCATTTCTGTTCGGATTCGGATAATCCGTGTGAGGCGGAATCGGCGGAAAGGAGACATTACTCGTTTGAGTTGCTTGAAAATGTAATAGAGAGAAACAGCTCGAAATTGCTTTATGAGAATGACATTAAGGAATTCTCGCAGGAGTATGACCTTCAGGCTGAAGGGGAGTTTCCGGCTTCATGGCTTGGAGTGCCGTTGAGGTTGAAAAACAGGGTGATTGGAGCGATCGCTGTTGTGAATTTCGATAAAAAGGAAGTCTTCAGTATTCGTGACTTGGATCTTCTGAAGTTTATTTCGGGGCAGTTGGCCGTAGCTGTTGACAAGAAATACAAGGAAGATGCTTTCAAAGCCCAAGCGGCTAGACAGCGCGCTATTTTCGACAGCGGGACACACCATATTTGGTCCATAGATCAAGAATGGAGGTTTACGTCTTTTAATAAGGCCTTCGAGACTGATATTTCCGAATACATGGCCAAGGGCCTAGGCGCGGCTGGGCATGTGCTGATTTCAGAATCGTTGCCGGGAGGAACTTATGTGGAGCCCAAACAAAGCGCGAAGTTCTGGCGGGAAAAGTACGGTAGGGTTTTCGAAACGGGCGGTCCGGTTGATTTTGAGATTATGATCCAAAACCGGATTGAGAATACCGAATGTTGGCGTAAAGTGTTCCTCAATCCTATTTTCCTTCCGGGAGATAAATCCGTGAATGAGATTTCGGGTTTTGCCTATGATATCACGGAAGGGAAGAAAACGGAATTGGAGCTGATCCAAAGCGAACTTAAGTTTCGGGATATATTCGAATCCTTTCAAGACCTTTACTTCAGGTGCCTGCCAAATGGCAAGCTGACAATGCTAAGCCCTTCCGTAAAAGAGGTTACGGGACTTAATTCGGAGCAGATATTAAATAATAAAAAGAATAATATAAATGATTATTATAAGTATACTCCGAAAACAAAACAGCTTTTCAAAAGGTTGTTGAAGTCGCAGTCAGTTCGGGATTTTGAAGCGTCCTTGATTAAGGAGAACGGGGATCTTCTGAGGTGTATTTGTAATGTCAGGCTGATTCGCAGAGGGAAACACGTAGAGATAGAAGGTGTGGCCCGGGATATAACTCCTATAGTAGAAGCGAATAAACAATTGAAGGCGGCAAAAGACGTAGCGGAGAATTCACTGAAAGTGAAGGAAAGTTTCTTGGCTAATATGAGTCATGAGATCAGAACACCTATGAACGGTATTATAGGTATGATTGATCTTATTGCCGACACTAAGCTTGACGAGGAGCAAAAAGGATATGTGAAGACTATTAAGAAGTCGTCAGAGACACTGCTTAATATTCTGAATGATATATTGGACCTTTCGAAAATTGAGGCCGGAAAGATGCAACTTTACAAAACTCCGGTGAGGCTGACGGATTTGATGGAGAAGTTTGTGTCCTTATACCATCACCAAGCGAAGGAAAAAGGCGTGAGGTTAGGCTTTATGTTGGAGGAGGGATTGCCTGCGGTGTTGTCGCTTGATGAGACCAGAATGTTACAGGTATTATCAAACCTTACCTCCAATGCCATAAAGTTTACGGAAGCGGGCGGTTCGATTGATATCAACCTAAGGAAAGAGGAAGACCTTGTGCGCCCTGGGCAAATAAGGGTTTATGCGGAAGTTGTGGACACGGGTATAGGTATCTCTAAAGAGAATCTGGAGAAAATTTTCAGTAGCTTTACCCAAGCGGATATCTCGACCAGCAAATCATTTGGAGGCGTTGGGCTTGGTTTGGCTATCTCAAAAGAGCTTTGCGGACTGATGGGAGGACGTATCGGCGTAGCTTCCGAGGAAGGGCAAGGCAGTACTTTCTGGTTTACCGTTACTACGGAAGAGTGTTTGCCCGAAGTGGGTTCGGAATTGAACAAACCGAAGAATGACTCAGTGGATATCAGTAATTATCTGGAAGGAAAAGCGCCTAAGATTATGCTTGTTGATGACAACATGATCAATCGGACTGTATCTGGTGAAATTCTAAGAAAGGCAGGTTGTCGGGTAGAGCTTGTTGACAGTGGGCAGAAGGCTATCGAGATGGCTTTGGAACATGAGTTTGATGTAATATTCATGGATATCCAAATGCCTGGAATGGACGGTATTGAAGCTACTCAGAAACTGCGAAACTTATGCCCTGAGCAGTTACCTCCAATAATAGCCATGACGGCCTATGCCATGAGAGAGGACCGTGATCGGTTTTTAAGCGAAGGTTTTGACGATTATGTGCCTAAACCAGTGAGAGCCAAAGATCTTTTGGACAAAGTGAACCATATAGTAGGCCAACAAGTTGAGGCCGTTGAGCCGGAAGTTGAGGAATCCGAAGCGGAACCAATAATCAATACTGCGGTCACCGATCAACTCCGCAAGTACGCTGATTCGTCAATTATCAATGACGTATATGGAGATTTTGATATTGAGGCGGCAGAACTAATTAACGGATGCAAACTTTCGCTTGAAACGGAAGGTCGTGAAATTATTTTAAGTAACTTGCACACGTTAAAGGGGAACGCAGGTACGTTGGGGATTGATCGTGTCACTCGTTGGGCTCGGGATATTGAGGCAAATCTCAAAGCTGGGAACGACACAAACCTTAAATGTGATTTGGATCATTTGTGGGACGCTTATCTGGAGTTCAAGAAAAATTATCTACGGATCATTAACCCTTAA